The Ferrovibrio sp. MS7 sequence GAAGCAGGGAAGGGGACGCAGACCATGGCTATTGAGATTTTGATGCCCGCCCTTTCGCCGACCATGACCGAAGGCAAGCTGGCCAAGTGGCTGATCAAGGAAGGCGACACGGTGAAGGCCGGCCAGGTGATGGCCGAGATCGAGACCGACAAGGCGACGATGGAATTCGAGGCCGTCGATGAAGGCGTGCTGGAGAAGATCCTGATCACCGAAGGCACCGAAGGCGTTGCCGTGAACACGCCCATCGCGCTGCTGCGTGGCGAAGGTGAAGCGGCGGCCCCGGCTGCTGCCAAGGCTGCGCCGGCCCCTGCTGCCGCGCCCGTTGCGGCACCGGCGGTGGTGACGGCGCCCGCCGCGCCGGCCAAGGAGTTGGCCGATCCCGATATTCCGCCGGGCACCGAGATGGTGACAATGACCGTGCGCGAGGCGCTGCGCGAAGGCATGTCGGAAGAAATGCGCCGCGACAAGAGCGTGTTCCTGATGGGCGAGGAAGTCGGCCAGTATCAGGGCGCCTACAAGATCAGCCAGGGCATGCTGGATGAATTCGGCCCGCAGCGCGTGATCGACACGCCGATCACCGAGATGGGCTTCACCGGCCTTGGCGTCGGTGCGGCTTTCGGTGGCCTGCGTCCCATTGTCGAATTCATGACTTTCAATTTCTCGATGCAGGCCATCGACCAGATCGTCAACTCGGCGGCCAAGACGCTTTACATGTCTGGCGGCCAGATGGGCTGTCCCATCGTGTTCCGCGGCCCGAATGGCGCCGCCGCCCGCGTCGCCGCGCAGCATAGCCAGTGCTATGCCGCGTGGTATTCGCATATCCCGGGCCTCAAGGTGGTGGCGCCGTATTCGGCGGCCGACTTCAAGGGCCTGATCAAGGCGGCGATCCGCGATCCGAACCCGGTGATCTTCCTGGAGAACGAGATTCTCTATGGCCGCAGCTTCGAGGTGCCGAAGCTGGACGATTACGTGGTACCCATCGGCAAAGCGCGCATTGCGCGGGCCGGCAAGGATGTCACCCTGGTGGGATATGCGATTTCGGTCGGCTATTGCCTGCAGGCCGCCGAGAAGTTGGCCGAACAGGGCATTGAGGCCGAGGTGATCGACCTGCGCACTATCCGCCCGATGGATACCGCGACGATCATCGCCTCGGTGCAGAAAACCAACCGCCTGGTCACGGTGGAAGAGGGCTTCCCGCAATCCGGCATCGGCGCTGAAATCGCCGCCCGGGTCATGGAGCAGGCTTTCGACCATCTCGATGCGCCGGTGCTGCGCGTCACCGGCAAGGATGTGCCGATGCCTTACGCGGCCAATCTCGAAAAGCTTGCCTTGCCCAGTGTGGCTGAAGTGATCGAGGCGGCGCGCGCCGTCTGCTATCGCTGAAGGAGCGCGCCATGCCGACAGAAATCCTGATGCCCGCGCTTTCGCCGACCATGACGGAAGGCAAGCTCGCCAAATGGCTGATCAAGGAAGGCGACACGGTCAAGGCCGGCGACGTGATGGCCGAGATCGAGACCGACAAGGCGACGATGGAATTCGAAGCCGTCGATGAAGGCGTGCTGGAAAAGATCCTGGTCGCCGAAGGCACCGAAGGCGTGGCGGTGAACACGCCCATCGCTGTGCTGCGTGGCGAGGATGAGAAGCCTGGTGCGGCGCCTGCTGCCAAGGCTGCGCCTGCTGCTGCACCCGCTGCGGCGCCGGCTCCTGCTGCCGCTGCTGCACCGGCGCCGAAGCCGGCCCCGGCTGCGGCACCGGCTGCTGCATCTGCTCTGGCCCATGCCGGCGAGCGCGTGTTCGCGTCGCCGCTGGCGCGCCGCATCGCGGCGGATGCCAGCCTCGACCTCAAGGCGATTGCCGGTTCCGGCCCGCATGGCCGTATCGTCAAGGCCGATGTGGAAGCCGCCAAGGCTGGTGGTGGCGCCAGGAAGGCGGCTCCGGCCGCCGCCGCCGGTGCACCGGCGCCGAAGCCCGCAGCGCCTGCCGCTGCCGGCCCTGGTGCGCGCCAGCTCGCCGACCTGCTCAAGATGCCGTATCGCCTTGAGCCGCTGTCGATGATGCGCAAGACCATCGCGCGGCGCCTGACCGAGTCCAAGCAGACGGTGCCGCATTTCTACCTCACCATCGATTGCGAGCTGGATGAATTGCTCAGCCTGCGCACCCGGCTGAATGCCAAGGCGGAGAGCAAGATCAGCGTCAATGATTTCGTGATCCGTGCCGTGGCGCTGGCGCTGAAGAAGGTGCCGGCGGCGAATGGTTCCTACGACGAGAGCGGGTTGCTCTACTATGAGCATGCCGATGTCTC is a genomic window containing:
- a CDS encoding pyruvate dehydrogenase complex dihydrolipoamide acetyltransferase; the encoded protein is MPTEILMPALSPTMTEGKLAKWLIKEGDTVKAGDVMAEIETDKATMEFEAVDEGVLEKILVAEGTEGVAVNTPIAVLRGEDEKPGAAPAAKAAPAAAPAAAPAPAAAAAPAPKPAPAAAPAAASALAHAGERVFASPLARRIAADASLDLKAIAGSGPHGRIVKADVEAAKAGGGARKAAPAAAAGAPAPKPAAPAAAGPGARQLADLLKMPYRLEPLSMMRKTIARRLTESKQTVPHFYLTIDCELDELLSLRTRLNAKAESKISVNDFVIRAVALALKKVPAANGSYDESGLLYYEHADVSVAVATPNGLITPIVKAAEGKGLAQIAAETKDLAARARDGKLKPEEFQGGTFSVSNLGMFGIKQFAAVINPPQGCILAVGAGEQRAVVKNGQLAVATVMSCTLSVDHRVVDGAVGAEFLQVFKGYVEDPLTMLL
- a CDS encoding pyruvate dehydrogenase complex E1 component subunit beta: MAIEILMPALSPTMTEGKLAKWLIKEGDTVKAGQVMAEIETDKATMEFEAVDEGVLEKILITEGTEGVAVNTPIALLRGEGEAAAPAAAKAAPAPAAAPVAAPAVVTAPAAPAKELADPDIPPGTEMVTMTVREALREGMSEEMRRDKSVFLMGEEVGQYQGAYKISQGMLDEFGPQRVIDTPITEMGFTGLGVGAAFGGLRPIVEFMTFNFSMQAIDQIVNSAAKTLYMSGGQMGCPIVFRGPNGAAARVAAQHSQCYAAWYSHIPGLKVVAPYSAADFKGLIKAAIRDPNPVIFLENEILYGRSFEVPKLDDYVVPIGKARIARAGKDVTLVGYAISVGYCLQAAEKLAEQGIEAEVIDLRTIRPMDTATIIASVQKTNRLVTVEEGFPQSGIGAEIAARVMEQAFDHLDAPVLRVTGKDVPMPYAANLEKLALPSVAEVIEAARAVCYR